ATGGAACAGGCCGAAACCTACCAAGATCAGGGGCAGGACGAACAAAAAGCCGTGGCCATGACGGATAAAGACAAGGCCGATGCAATGCGGTTCCTGGAAAACCCGGAGATGTTCACCGAGATCCTCACCGATTTTGAAACCCTGGGTTACACCGGCGAAGAGATGAATAAGCTTTTATGCTACGTGGCTGCGGTCTCCCGGAAGATGGACCACCCCCTGTCGGTGATGATCCAGTCCAGGTCCGCCGCCGGCAAATCCTATCTCCAGGACACGGTGCTCTCCCTGGTTCCCAAAGAGGACTACATCAAATATACCCGGCTGACGGACCAGGCCCTGTTCTACACGGGCAAGAAGAGCCTCCAGCACAAGATCCTGGCCATTGAAGAACTGGACGGGATGAACGGCGCCATTTACTCCATCCGCAGCATCCAAAGTTCCAAAGAGATCACCATTGCCTATACGGGCAAGGACAGCGCCACAGGGGAGCAGAAGACCATGGAGAACAAGGTGCAGGGTCCGCTCATGGTCTTTATCACCACCACCCAGGTGGATATTGACGGTGAAACCGCCTCCAGGTTCGTGTTTATCTCCATTGACGAATCCGAAGACATGACCCGCAAAGTCTTGGCCAAGCAGCGGCAGACCCGCACCATGCAGGGCATGCTCAACAAGCTCAAATCCGAAGAGATCATCAAAAAGCACCACAACGCCAACCGGCTGCTGCGGCCCCTGCACGTGTTCAACCCCTATGCCGAGCTTTTAACCTTCACCAGTAAATCCCTGCGGGCCAGACGGGACCACACCAAATACCTGAACCTGATATCTGCCGTGGCCTACCTGTTCCAGTACCAGAAACAGGTGAAGAACTTTGAGTTTAAAACCCAGGCCATTGAATACGTCAACGTCACCCTGGCCGACATTGAAAAGGCCAATACCATTGCCAATTACGTTTTGGGCCGCAGCCTGGACGAATTGAGCCCGCCGTCGAAAAAACTGCTCTTGCTGATCCGGGAGATGTGCCGGGACAAAAAGGAGAACCTTCATTTTAACCGCCGGCAGATCCGTGAATACAGTGGATGGAGCGACTTCCAGGTCCGGACTCACATCCGGCAGCTTGAAGACCTGGAGTACATTTACTCGCTCATGGGCAAGCGGGGCAAGGAGTATGTCTACGAGTTGGCCTACAACGGCGAAGGGGAGGACGGCAACCCCTTTGTGATCGGGCTCACTGACATTGGGCAGTTAAAAGAAAAAGCCCTGGAAGCCGGAATCACGGATGACAACGAGGGGTAACGCCGACACTATGAGCACAAAAAATACAACTACGAGGGCGGTTCGAGCCCCCATCAAGGGCAGTATGAGATTTATCTTTTAACCGCCGGATCACCCGTCTGCCGGGGACCTTGAACAGAATCAGACTCAGGTTCGAGACTGCAGCGGAAAAAATAATATAGGTGACTTCATTAACACCGTCATCATAACCACAGGGAGGAAACATGATTGAAGATCTGCTGTTCCGGTTCCGGGAACACCTCAGGATGCTGGGCCGAAGCCCTGCCACGGTCAAGGCCTATGCCGGGCACGCAAAAGAGTTTTTGCTTGCAACGGGCATTACGGACGCCAAAAAAGTGACCACCCCCATGATAGAATCCTGGATCACAGGGTTGTGGGATTACAGGAACGACCGGGACAAGCCCTACAGCAACGCCACCATCTGCATCAAAATACGGTCAGTGAAGCGGTTCTTTGAATTTTTGGAAAAAACCAATGTGATTTTCATTGATCCCGCCCAGTTTATCAAAGAACCCAAAAAGACAACCCCGATCAAGCCGGCGCTCACCCCAGGCGAGGCCAGGCGGATACTGGACCAGCCCAACTTAAGCACCTTGACCGGCATCCGGGACCGGACCGTGCTGGAGGTGCTGTACGCCACAGGGATACGGCTCAACGAGCTGTGTTCCCTGACCATCTATGACGCGGATCTCCAGGGTGGGGTGCTGCGGATCAACAAGGGCAAAGGCTCCAAGGACCGGGTGGTGCCCCTGGGTAAACATGCGGTGAAGTTCCTGCGGGAGTACATCGCCAAGGTCAGGCCCAGGTTCAGCCAAAAGAACCGGACCAGCCGCTATTTGTTCATGGATTACCTATGCAGCCCCGTCTCCAAGGCCGTGGTCTCCATCATGATCCGCAAATGCCGGAAAGCAGCTAAAATAAAAAAACAGGTCACGGCCCACACGTTCCGGCACTCCTTTGCCACGGCCCTGGTGAAAAACGGGGCCGACGTCCGGGCGGTCCAGAAAATGCTGGGCCACAGCGACCTCAAAACCACCCAGGGGTATATCAGATCCCTTGGCCTGGATATGAAAAAAGAGCACCGGAAAAGCCATCCCAGGGAACGGGATAAAGAGAACATCCGGTCAAGCGGACCCAGGATAAAAAGGATCAAAGGCTCTTATGAAAGACGATCCCTTTAAACCGTATATTGACCAGCTCCGGCAGTCCCTGAAGGTCCGGAACCTGGCCCGGCGGACCATTGACCAGACCTGCTGGAAACTGGCAAAGTTCACGGCCTGGCTGATCCACAACCATATCCTTGCCATTGACGCCATCACCAAAGATGCGGTCAGATCCTATCAGGTGGAGTTGTACCAGATGATCAACGCCAAGGGCCGGCAGAACAGCGTTGGATATCAAAACGGGATGATGGCTGCAGTGAAGCAGTTTACCCGGTTCCTGCATGAACGGGACTTTATCGTATCCGACCCGGCAAGGGATATCCAATACGCCAAAACGCCTAAAGCGCTGCCCCGTGGCATATTGACCCCGTCCGAAGCCCGGCGGATAATCCATGCCCCGGACACCACCACAGTGATCGGATACCGGGACCGGGTGATCCTGGAAGTGCTGTACACCAGCGGTATCCGCAAGGAGGAACTCAACCGCCTGACCCTAGCCGACGTGGACTACCATGACGGATTTTTAAGGATCGACAACGGCAAGGGCAGCAAAGACCGGATCGTTCCTTTGGGCCGGATCGCCTGCCGGTATCTTGAAAACTATATCAAATCCGTCCGTCCGGAGCTGATCAAGGACCCGTACAACAACCACCTGTTCCTATCCCTGAGGGGCAACCGCCTGTCTAAAAACATGGTGTGGGAGCTGGTGAAAAAATACGCCCAAAAGGCCAGGATCAAAAAGAATGTCCATCCCCATACCTTCCGGCACTCCTGCGCCACGGCCATGCTTAAAAATAAAGCGGACCTGAACACCATCCGCAAAATCCTGGGACACGCCTCATTAAACACCACCCAGATCTATGCCCACCTGAATATCACTGATTTAAAGGCGGTTCACAAGCAGTGCCATCCCAGGGAGAAGGACCGGGAATAGTCCTTTTTTTATTTTAACTGCCGTTGTGAGCCAAGGAGCGTCTCCGGTGCTCGAGCTCCACCCCTAAGGGGGTTCCGCTCCCTGCGCCCGGAGCCGGCCTTATTATATACCCACCCGCCACCCTTTAGATAGGGATGGCTGCGCCGCCTTATTTTTATCCCCGCCCGCCCCGCTCCAGGTCTGCGGAGGCACCCAGGGCACGCCGGTCGCTCCACATTGCGTAAAGTCGTTCCGTTCGGCGCGTCCGATAATGCTGCATTATCAGACACGGCCGGCCCGTCACAGGCCTTGCAAACAGCCGCAAGGCCTGCGCCGAACCACCTTCCCTCTCTCCACTAGACATAACCAACATTATGTCTCCTTTACGCAATGTTCCGCTCCCTTTGCGCCCTGTGCACCTCCACAGATCTTCCGCTCCCCAAAAAGGAAGGGGACCAATTTTATATGCCAGCTACCGCTGGCAGTCTTGCTACAGTTAAAAGAAAAAAAGGGAAGGAAGTGCTTGAATATTATAATGATCTGTCATAGTCTCGAATCAGTTCTTTAACATTTTTGAAGCCGTGCCTGAAGGGCTTTTTGCCATAACAGGACGGTGTGATATCCTTTTCTTTAAAACACCCGCAGGTTTGGGTGAAGGGCGTTTGAAAGAAAAGAATATCTTGTGGGATCGGACGATTGAGGCATTACCTGACATCAAATTGGCGACGGAGTGCGGGTACGCTGGGATTGTTTTGAGGTCAAAAACGGTTCTTTTACAAGCGGTAGCAATCGGTGGAAACGGTTGCCAATAAAGGGATTGAACCTAAGGAGCCAAATCGCCTAATTGGATTAATGTTTTTAATGATCCAGTTAATTATATCGACCCGGATGGTTTATCTCCATATGACATTACTCGTCCTGAAACTCATCCTGGTGGCAAGGAACATATTCATTGGGGTTCTAAAAATAATCCAAGAAGTGGTGGAGCAATTAATAGGGACGGTTCGATTAGGCACGGAAATGAACCACCACGAAAAGTTAAAAAGCTAATAAATAAAATATATGGATGGGGATTGAGAAGTTTACCGCCAGTACTCTTATTTCCAGGCCAGGAAGAATTGATGGAAGATAAGCTCAAACAATTTCATCCATCTCAATCGTCTCAGTCAACTGAAAATGCCCCCTGTTCTTAATAATTAATGGATATTGAATCAAGTGGAAAATATAGAAAAAATTTATTTTGTCCGAGAATATATGCTGATTGATGACTTCGGAGGAATTCGTATTGATGAAGAAATTGTTTTTGTTTCCTTTAAAGATGCAAAAAATTTTATAGATACTTTATTTGATAAAGATGTAGACTATAACGATTTTCTTCGCTTCCGGATTGAAATAATCGAATATAAAATAGGAGACATAGACTCCTGTTTGCAAAAATGGCTTTATAACTTGAAAGGGGAAGTCATTGATAGACAGTCGTCACTTTCTGATAGTCTCCCTGAAAAAAATTCTTTTGAATATACTGGTAAATATAGGGTCGGTGATCTTGTTTATATTGTTCCTAAAATAGAGAACAAATTATCACCTTCTGTCAAAGGGACGTATGGCGTGATTGTAGAAATTCCTTTTACGGACGAGAGCTCGACGTATAAAAATGAATTTGAAGTATCAAAAGAATACATAGTCTATTATATCAATGAAAAAGGGTTATTCGATCATATGCATGTTGTTGAAAGTGCTTTATGTATACCTATAAAAAAGATTCCGAATGAGCTTGAATTTTTACAAATATATGCCAAGCATCTAAAAAAAGAGAAGCCGCTACCTAATACTTTGGTCTCGCAACTTTTAAAAGAAGATATTTTTTTAAAAAACATCAAGGTGTTTGATTTTGGGATTCGGGGGACAGGTTCTGTCACTGTAGATTTGCTAGATTTGGGGTCGGGCCAAACTAATACCCTGAAATAAAAACAAATACCATTTTAAAATACTCTCAAAACAAGACTAAGCTGATGTTTTTGATGGTAAAATGAACACTTTAAAAAAAATGTAATGAGATCAAGTTGGAAGGACCCGTCGAAATGACAACCGGATACTGGGTGTCGCAGAAAACCGACCTGGCCCTGTCCGGCGGTAAGGGCGGCCTTGCCTTTAAACGGACCTATTTCAGCGGCAACCACCAGATTGAATCGGAACTGGGGTGTTGTGGGAGAGATATTTTAAACTTTTTACCAGGGACTATATCAAAAACAAGAGCCAAATTTTTATAAATTTTAAAGGGTAGACTATCATTAACATTCAACGCCTTGAAATTACTTGTTTTTCCTGTGTTTTGATTTGAGCAATAAGCGAGCCCTTTGTCTATAATTTCGGCCCAAAACCATTGGCAATAAAGGCGTTGACTACTTTCGTTATTTCTTTCCGCCTGGGGTTTAAGGTTGGCCACTCTTGATACCATCATTGCTCTCTGCTGAAAAATTTGAACTGGTAGGAATCAGAAATCCAAAGATACATGTTAAAAAAACACTCCCCTGCAGCTTTAAAAAAATGGCAGAGGAGTGAAAAAGCTGATTCGAACAGAATCGTTATATTCAAAGTAACTTGCCTGTAAAAACAGAGCAAGTTTTTTTATCTTAAAGTAATAGTGGAATAGTTTTAGTTTCTTTATCTTTTTTTAACTCTATCTCATAGCCGTCAGATAGATTATCAACTAAGTATTCAAAAATCCTTAAAGATCTTCTGATAACTTCGACTCTGCTAGAAGCTTCTATTTTGATTACTAATTTATCTATCCTTTCGATAGATTCGTTTGCAAAATCAAATTGAAGCCGCTTGTAACCTTTTTTATTTGACATAACTTTTTATTAGGCTGGAACGAATTATAATTTTATAGCTCACTCCAGCCTCCTTTAATTGTTTCGTGGCAGGACATAGGAAATTGTCGCACCAAGAGCCATCAGAAAAATTTCTTTTGTTTCTTCAAATGGTTGATAATTACCAGTTAAAGCTCCGCACACCAGGCAGAATATGAATATCACCCCTATAGTACCGAGCAGAAAAGTCCATATTATGTAAGGATATTGGGCGGTATTAACGGGTTTAATATCCCAATCCTTGCCAACTTCATTCTTTTTATGAGACATGGCATCCTCCGTTTGATTTTTGCCATAATCTCATCTATGGTCATTATGTTATTGCTGATAAAGAGCCATCGAGAGATTATGCAGGAATTGCTGCTAAACATATTATCTTCCTCTTTGGCTTTTGTACAAATATCACCCCGGCAACCTCTTCTAATAATAAGCATCGTATATTCTCCTAACTATACAATAATACTTGAGAGTACGAGTGTTGATTTTTTAATGTCGGTGATATTTTTTTAAATTGAAACGTCTTTTTTCTTAATCTTTTTGGAAAGCTTGAAATTATTTTCGACATCTTTCCCAAAACAGAGAGACTAACTTGGGCGACACGTCTAAGAGTAGTCGGATAATTCATACGGTTGGCAAGCGAGGAAACGTGATTTTCTGAATTTGCGACATAATAAGTTCTGTTAACGAGGCTGCCTTCCATGAGATATTCCACTGTTTTTATGCCATGGTTCAGGTACAGCAAGAACTGCTTATACGCCAAGGCCACTTCGCGCATCTGGTCTCCTGTAAAGTACCGTTTGAAGTGGGAGGTGCCGTTGTTCAGGGCGATCCAGTCCGGAAAAATGCTGTGGGCGTTGAGGCCCTGGATCAGAAACAGGGCTTCTTCAGCGGTTGAAAGGCCCTGTTCGCCTTTGATCTCTCCCACTTCGGTTTTAAGGCCTGCCCATTCCGGCACATATGGATTTAATTCAATATTGGCCAAAAGGTTCTGGTCATCGGGCATGTGGGATGCGTCAAAGGCAATGGAGGTAATGCCGGTATCAAATAAAGACCGGATTTCGGTTTTGGCAGGTTCAACATCTTCGGGTTTTTTAATGCCGAAATGGTCTGCATGGATGGCCACGGGAACGGTGATCCCCATTTCATTCATGTACGCATCGGTCTGCCGTGCAATGTTCCAGAGGCTGGTGGCGTAATATGCCCCAGTGCCGCCCTCGGAACGGGCAATTTCAATGATAACCGCAGCATTGGCGCGCTGGGCTGCGGCAAGGGTCCCTTTGATGACAAATGCATTTCTGCCGTTGGC
Above is a window of uncultured Desulfobacter sp. DNA encoding:
- a CDS encoding class II fructose-bisphosphate aldolase, with amino-acid sequence MTHSQSEEYCKLLDYGSPPNVKKCFPNSKALIVSGKYIDRAMLAKGNCMTIAANGRNAFVIKGTLAAAQRANAAVIIEIARSEGGTGAYYATSLWNIARQTDAYMNEMGITVPVAIHADHFGIKKPEDVEPAKTEIRSLFDTGITSIAFDASHMPDDQNLLANIELNPYVPEWAGLKTEVGEIKGEQGLSTAEEALFLIQGLNAHSIFPDWIALNNGTSHFKRYFTGDQMREVALAYKQFLLYLNHGIKTVEYLMEGSLVNRTYYVANSENHVSSLANRMNYPTTLRRVAQVSLSVLGKMSKIISSFPKRLRKKTFQFKKISPTLKNQHSYSQVLLYS
- a CDS encoding tyrosine-type recombinase/integrase is translated as MKDDPFKPYIDQLRQSLKVRNLARRTIDQTCWKLAKFTAWLIHNHILAIDAITKDAVRSYQVELYQMINAKGRQNSVGYQNGMMAAVKQFTRFLHERDFIVSDPARDIQYAKTPKALPRGILTPSEARRIIHAPDTTTVIGYRDRVILEVLYTSGIRKEELNRLTLADVDYHDGFLRIDNGKGSKDRIVPLGRIACRYLENYIKSVRPELIKDPYNNHLFLSLRGNRLSKNMVWELVKKYAQKARIKKNVHPHTFRHSCATAMLKNKADLNTIRKILGHASLNTTQIYAHLNITDLKAVHKQCHPREKDRE
- a CDS encoding tyrosine-type recombinase/integrase; translated protein: MIEDLLFRFREHLRMLGRSPATVKAYAGHAKEFLLATGITDAKKVTTPMIESWITGLWDYRNDRDKPYSNATICIKIRSVKRFFEFLEKTNVIFIDPAQFIKEPKKTTPIKPALTPGEARRILDQPNLSTLTGIRDRTVLEVLYATGIRLNELCSLTIYDADLQGGVLRINKGKGSKDRVVPLGKHAVKFLREYIAKVRPRFSQKNRTSRYLFMDYLCSPVSKAVVSIMIRKCRKAAKIKKQVTAHTFRHSFATALVKNGADVRAVQKMLGHSDLKTTQGYIRSLGLDMKKEHRKSHPRERDKENIRSSGPRIKRIKGSYERRSL
- a CDS encoding DUF6531 domain-containing protein; protein product: MEGPVEMTTGYWVSQKTDLALSGGKGGLAFKRTYFSGNHQIESELGCCGRDILNFLPGTISKTRAKFL